Proteins encoded within one genomic window of Pedobacter africanus:
- a CDS encoding MBL fold metallo-hydrolase has protein sequence MKVTFLGTGTSQGIPVITCNCVVCRSADHKDKRLRVSVLVETGDKTIVIDSGPDFRYQMLRAGVKDLDAIIFTHEHKDHVAGLDDIRPFNYLLKKNIDIYAVERVQHALKREFSYIFAEAHYPGLPQIDLHTINNETFYIGNTAIVPLDIMHYKLPILGFRIGDFTYITDAKTIPDATVEKIKGTRVLVVNALQKEQHISHFTLAEAIEFAEKVGAETTYFTHISHNLGLHEHVEKDLPANIKLAYDGLTILFE, from the coding sequence TTGAAGGTTACATTTTTAGGCACGGGCACATCACAAGGTATTCCTGTTATTACCTGTAACTGCGTAGTTTGTCGTTCGGCAGATCATAAGGATAAACGCCTGCGGGTATCTGTATTGGTGGAAACCGGGGATAAGACGATTGTGATAGACAGTGGTCCCGATTTTCGTTATCAGATGCTGAGGGCTGGTGTAAAAGACCTGGACGCCATCATATTTACACATGAGCATAAGGACCATGTGGCGGGGCTTGATGATATCCGCCCATTCAATTACCTGTTAAAAAAGAACATTGATATCTATGCTGTTGAACGGGTACAGCATGCGCTTAAGAGGGAGTTCTCTTATATTTTTGCGGAAGCACATTATCCGGGGCTGCCACAGATAGACCTGCATACCATAAACAATGAAACCTTTTATATAGGAAATACTGCTATAGTGCCACTGGACATTATGCATTATAAGTTGCCTATACTGGGGTTCAGGATAGGAGACTTTACATATATAACCGATGCCAAAACCATACCCGATGCCACAGTTGAAAAAATAAAAGGAACACGGGTGCTGGTAGTGAATGCTTTACAGAAAGAACAGCACATTTCTCATTTCACATTGGCAGAAGCCATTGAATTTGCAGAAAAGGTTGGTGCTGAGACTACTTATTTCACACACATCAGTCATAATTTGGGTCTTCACGAGCATGTGGAAAAAGATTTGCCTGCCAATATAAAATTAGCTTACGATGGCTTGACGATATTATTTGAATAA
- a CDS encoding LolA family protein, whose translation MKKIVLLLMLATGYVCTALAQTDTKAKAILNAVSKKYRSYDVVKADFSLVIDARQSNVNETQQGTLYVKANANKYRVNTSTQELISDGKTLWTYLKEEKEVQVTTVGNNNNALNPAKIFTLYEKGYKYLYTGEKKSGTKVYQTIDLTPLNSDDPYFKIRLSIDKNARQIATALIFEKNGNKYTYNVKTFTGNAKVPESTFTFDGKKYPGVEVVDLR comes from the coding sequence ATGAAGAAAATTGTGTTGTTGCTGATGCTGGCAACCGGATATGTATGTACCGCCCTTGCACAAACCGATACCAAGGCAAAGGCCATATTGAATGCAGTAAGTAAAAAATACCGTTCCTATGACGTAGTAAAGGCTGATTTTAGCCTGGTAATTGATGCCAGGCAAAGCAATGTCAATGAAACCCAACAGGGAACTTTGTATGTAAAAGCCAACGCCAATAAATACAGGGTAAATACCAGCACGCAGGAGCTGATCAGCGATGGCAAGACCCTTTGGACTTACCTGAAAGAAGAAAAGGAAGTCCAGGTAACCACTGTTGGTAACAACAACAATGCCTTAAACCCGGCCAAAATATTCACACTTTACGAAAAAGGATATAAGTATTTATACACAGGTGAGAAGAAATCTGGTACTAAAGTTTATCAAACCATTGATCTTACACCGTTAAACAGCGATGACCCCTATTTTAAGATCAGGCTAAGCATTGACAAGAACGCCAGGCAAATTGCCACTGCGCTTATTTTTGAAAAGAACGGAAACAAGTATACCTATAATGTTAAAACATTTACAGGCAATGCAAAAGTACCTGAATCAACCTTTACCTTCGACGGTAAGAAATATCCGGGAGTAGAAGTAGTTGATTTAAGGTAA
- a CDS encoding FtsK/SpoIIIE family DNA translocase, with product MSVRGNQFKSNSFKNEAGDKQNSRSSATRQFKERTEILPRFDFQDGRFVKIVGLLFVILSLYFLIAFTSYLFTWQEDYSYVIDANGGWGNLFKTYEELQQVNIPPVVQNWLGKIGALLSHQFIYEWFGLASFLFIFVFFVIGYRLLFKVKIFAIEKTLGYSLFFLLFISLTLGFAHSFFSNTPHYIEGEFGYWTNKLLVAQIGVAGVGGLIAFLALTVLIIAYNIDFKIPERKKKEEAFIPDVPENVELESEVRSEPVEFTLNDKLGKQRRQEQNIVITPSRFEDKEIDEEEAPPVFTPAVNVMTPPPVVLSPSLETTAAKPEPELTIEKTEEDKKSEELVEQFGNYDPTLDLSSYKYPHLDLLENYGSNKISVNAEELEANKNKIVETLNHYNIEIDKIKATIGPTVTLYEIIPAPGVRISKIKNLEDDIALSLAALGIRIIAPMPGKGTIGIEVPNMHPEMVSMRSILATEKFQQTTMDLPIAMGKTISNEVYIGDLSKMPHLLVAGATGQGKSVGINSILVSLLYKKHPSQLKFVLVDPKKVELTLFNKIERHFLAKLPGEADAIITDTKKVINTLNSLCIEMDQRYDLLKDAQVRNLREYNDKFVKRKLNPNNSHRFLPYIVLIVDEFADLMMTAGKEVETPIARLAQLARAVGIHLVLATQRPSVNIITGTIKANFPARLAFRVLSKIDSRTILDSGGADQLIGRGDMLLSTGNDLIRLQCAFVDTPEVDRISEFIGAQRGYPEAYQLPEYIDEAAENAKADFDLSERDSMFEDAARLIVMHQQGSTSLIQRKLKLGYNRAGRIIDQLEAAGVVGPFEGSKAREVLIPDDYALEQFLNDLNND from the coding sequence ATGTCGGTAAGGGGAAACCAATTTAAGTCCAATTCATTTAAAAATGAGGCAGGAGATAAGCAAAACTCAAGATCATCTGCTACCAGACAGTTCAAGGAAAGAACCGAAATCTTGCCTCGTTTTGATTTTCAGGATGGCAGATTTGTAAAAATTGTAGGGTTACTGTTCGTCATCCTATCGCTCTATTTCCTTATCGCTTTTACTTCGTACCTGTTCACCTGGCAGGAAGATTATAGCTATGTTATAGACGCAAACGGGGGATGGGGCAATCTTTTTAAAACCTATGAAGAGTTGCAGCAGGTAAACATCCCGCCGGTTGTACAAAACTGGCTGGGTAAAATAGGTGCTTTGTTGTCACATCAGTTTATTTACGAATGGTTTGGCCTTGCTTCCTTCCTGTTTATTTTTGTCTTTTTTGTAATCGGCTATCGCCTGTTATTTAAAGTGAAGATTTTTGCAATAGAAAAAACACTGGGTTACAGTCTGTTCTTTTTATTGTTCATTTCACTTACCCTGGGTTTTGCGCATTCTTTTTTCAGCAATACACCCCATTATATTGAAGGTGAGTTTGGTTACTGGACCAACAAATTGCTGGTGGCCCAGATTGGTGTTGCCGGGGTAGGCGGTTTAATTGCTTTTTTGGCTTTAACCGTATTGATCATAGCCTATAACATCGATTTTAAAATTCCAGAACGCAAAAAGAAAGAAGAAGCCTTTATACCGGATGTCCCTGAAAATGTAGAACTGGAAAGCGAAGTGCGTTCAGAACCGGTGGAGTTTACCCTGAATGATAAATTAGGAAAACAGCGCCGGCAGGAGCAAAATATAGTCATTACCCCATCCAGGTTCGAGGATAAGGAAATCGATGAAGAGGAGGCGCCACCTGTATTTACCCCTGCAGTTAATGTGATGACACCACCGCCGGTGGTACTTTCGCCTTCACTGGAAACTACGGCGGCCAAGCCCGAACCGGAGCTGACCATTGAGAAGACCGAGGAAGATAAAAAGTCGGAAGAGCTGGTGGAGCAATTTGGAAACTATGACCCAACACTCGATCTGTCCAGTTATAAATATCCACACCTTGACTTGCTGGAGAATTATGGCTCCAATAAAATATCTGTAAACGCTGAGGAACTGGAAGCCAATAAGAATAAGATTGTTGAGACCCTGAACCATTACAATATAGAAATTGATAAGATCAAGGCTACCATTGGGCCAACGGTAACACTTTACGAGATCATTCCCGCGCCAGGGGTACGGATTTCGAAGATCAAAAACCTTGAAGACGATATTGCATTGAGCCTTGCGGCCCTTGGAATCCGTATCATTGCCCCAATGCCTGGTAAAGGAACGATCGGTATTGAGGTGCCTAACATGCATCCTGAAATGGTTTCCATGCGCAGTATACTGGCTACAGAGAAGTTCCAGCAAACCACAATGGATCTGCCGATTGCTATGGGCAAGACCATATCCAATGAGGTGTATATCGGCGATCTTTCTAAAATGCCACATTTACTGGTGGCGGGAGCAACCGGACAGGGTAAATCTGTGGGTATCAACTCCATCCTGGTGTCGCTGCTTTACAAAAAGCACCCTTCGCAGCTTAAGTTTGTACTGGTAGATCCTAAAAAGGTAGAGCTTACCCTGTTTAACAAGATAGAACGACATTTCCTGGCCAAACTGCCGGGTGAGGCCGATGCCATCATTACCGATACCAAGAAGGTAATCAATACCTTAAATTCACTGTGTATTGAAATGGACCAGCGTTACGATTTACTGAAAGATGCCCAGGTAAGGAATTTAAGAGAGTATAACGATAAATTTGTTAAGCGCAAGCTGAACCCAAATAATTCACACCGCTTCCTGCCTTATATTGTGCTGATTGTGGACGAGTTTGCGGATTTGATGATGACGGCAGGCAAAGAGGTGGAAACACCGATTGCCCGTTTGGCACAGCTTGCCCGGGCCGTGGGTATTCACCTTGTACTGGCCACGCAGCGTCCGTCTGTAAATATCATTACGGGTACCATTAAGGCAAACTTCCCGGCCAGGCTGGCTTTTAGGGTATTGTCTAAAATTGACTCCCGTACCATTCTGGATAGCGGTGGTGCCGATCAGCTGATCGGGCGGGGTGATATGCTTCTTTCAACCGGAAACGACCTGATCAGGCTGCAATGTGCTTTTGTGGATACGCCTGAGGTAGACCGCATTTCGGAGTTTATCGGGGCGCAAAGAGGTTATCCCGAAGCTTATCAGCTGCCTGAATACATCGATGAAGCAGCAGAAAATGCAAAAGCTGATTTTGATTTAAGCGAGCGTGATTCCATGTTTGAAGATGCAGCGCGGTTAATTGTAATGCACCAGCAGGGGTCCACATCTCTGATCCAGAGAAAATTAAAACTGGGTTACAACAGGGCAGGCCGGATCATCGACCAATTGGAAGCCGCAGGCGTAGTTGGTCCGTTTGAAGGCAGTAAAGCACGTGAAGTGCTGATCCCTGACGATTATGCTTTGGAACAGTTCTTGAACGATCTGAACAACGATTAA
- a CDS encoding ankyrin repeat domain-containing protein, translated as MADLETLIETNSKQEIFDLLSQNPALAGKDTSHGISPVLLACYYKKPDIAALIAGFGPKINLFEASALGRLEEAALLIDQAPDAVNAFSKDGFTALGLAAYFGNEEMAKLLISRNAEVNIPANNGFNVFPIHSAVSARNYNITKMLIDAGANVNVVQQAGFTPLHAAAQQGDIELIILLLENGAEVDIAMEGGKVPADLAREKGFVEIAEILKV; from the coding sequence ATGGCTGATCTGGAAACACTCATTGAAACAAACAGCAAACAGGAAATTTTTGATCTGCTATCACAAAATCCTGCGCTGGCGGGCAAGGATACCAGTCATGGTATTTCCCCGGTTTTGCTGGCCTGTTATTATAAGAAACCAGACATCGCCGCTTTGATTGCCGGTTTCGGGCCCAAAATTAACCTGTTTGAAGCCTCAGCATTGGGCAGACTGGAAGAGGCCGCACTTTTAATAGATCAGGCCCCTGATGCGGTAAACGCATTCTCCAAGGATGGCTTTACAGCCCTGGGCCTGGCTGCCTATTTTGGGAACGAAGAAATGGCAAAGCTGCTCATTTCCCGTAATGCAGAGGTAAACATCCCTGCCAACAATGGCTTCAATGTTTTTCCTATACACTCTGCCGTTAGTGCAAGAAATTATAACATTACAAAAATGCTGATTGACGCCGGTGCAAATGTAAATGTGGTACAACAGGCTGGCTTTACTCCCTTGCATGCCGCAGCACAGCAAGGCGACATAGAACTGATTATTCTGTTGCTTGAAAATGGTGCTGAAGTAGATATTGCTATGGAAGGTGGCAAGGTGCCTGCCGATCTGGCCAGGGAAAAAGGTTTTGTTGAAATTGCCGAAATATTAAAAGTCTGA
- a CDS encoding PspC domain-containing protein: MFQRIITFFEKQSFGVCTYLAERFNISISKIRLFFIYSSFLAVGFPIVFYVLAALVLDVRHYIKKIRMSIWDV; this comes from the coding sequence ATGTTCCAACGGATCATTACCTTTTTTGAAAAGCAGAGTTTTGGTGTTTGTACTTATCTGGCCGAGCGTTTTAATATATCTATCAGTAAAATAAGACTGTTTTTTATTTACTCCTCATTCCTTGCGGTAGGCTTCCCTATTGTATTTTATGTACTGGCGGCGCTGGTGCTCGATGTAAGGCATTACATCAAAAAAATCAGGATGAGCATCTGGGACGTGTGA
- a CDS encoding DMT family transporter, with product MTRKLDVRLLFALTGVALIWGTTYLGIRVAVETIPPWFVAAIRQTIAAIVLLVILLRKRELIWKDWPYLRRQMLLSLLMIVVANGMTTVAEQTIPSGLTSLLNALNPLIVFLACVAIGLQKPSLKGFVGVAIGFLGVVFIFREGLSELLDPNYKTGIMFLCFAISGWTIGTLYIKKNNHKSDHIFLDLFYQFAFSAAVQFVLAFLFSPDHNVAKWSLNSMLAVSYLAVFGSVVAFFCYHYALKKVAATEVSILTYFNTVIALFLGWLILDEIITKDILIATVLIIIGVFITNYKGKSFK from the coding sequence ATGACCAGGAAGCTGGATGTAAGGCTGCTTTTTGCTTTAACAGGAGTGGCACTGATCTGGGGTACCACTTACCTGGGCATCCGTGTAGCTGTAGAAACCATACCTCCATGGTTTGTTGCGGCTATTCGTCAAACTATTGCAGCCATTGTACTACTGGTTATTTTGCTCCGTAAAAGAGAACTGATATGGAAAGACTGGCCTTATTTAAGGCGTCAGATGCTGTTGTCACTGCTCATGATTGTGGTTGCAAACGGAATGACCACTGTAGCGGAACAGACCATACCAAGCGGCCTAACCTCATTGTTAAATGCATTAAATCCGCTCATCGTATTTCTGGCCTGTGTGGCAATAGGCTTGCAAAAGCCCTCATTAAAAGGGTTTGTTGGTGTTGCCATTGGTTTTCTGGGCGTGGTGTTTATATTCAGGGAGGGGCTAAGCGAATTGCTCGACCCGAATTATAAAACCGGCATTATGTTTTTGTGTTTTGCCATCAGCGGCTGGACCATTGGTACCCTGTACATCAAAAAGAACAACCATAAATCTGACCACATTTTTTTAGATCTTTTTTACCAGTTCGCTTTTTCTGCAGCTGTACAATTTGTTCTGGCATTTCTTTTCTCTCCAGATCATAACGTTGCCAAATGGAGCCTTAACAGTATGCTTGCCGTAAGTTATCTGGCTGTCTTTGGATCTGTTGTCGCTTTTTTCTGTTATCATTATGCCTTAAAAAAGGTGGCTGCAACAGAAGTTTCCATACTTACCTATTTCAATACAGTAATTGCATTGTTCCTTGGATGGCTTATTTTAGACGAGATCATTACAAAGGATATCCTCATTGCAACGGTCCTGATCATTATCGGGGTTTTCATTACCAACTATAAAGGAAAATCATTTAAATAA
- the pyrF gene encoding orotidine-5'-phosphate decarboxylase, whose amino-acid sequence MNKTQLFEQIKNKKSFLCVGLDPVMELIPKHLLKYENPVLEFNKQLIDATKDLCVAYKPNTAFYESMGLKGWETLIRTWEHIPADIFTIADAKRGDIGNTSAMYADAFFNKDKSGMGFDAITVAPYMGKDSVSPFLSYTDKWVILLALTSNAGHSDFQLHQTLEGKLYEEVIRISSQWADSNQLMYVVGATRGTEFENIRRLAPDNFLLVPGVGAQGGSLAEVCRYGLNSTCGLLVNSARSVIYAGNGEDFAEKAREEALRLQQEMAQILQAAGLV is encoded by the coding sequence ATGAATAAGACACAACTATTTGAGCAAATAAAAAATAAAAAATCTTTTTTATGTGTTGGATTGGACCCCGTTATGGAGCTGATCCCCAAACACCTGCTTAAATATGAAAACCCTGTGCTGGAGTTTAATAAACAGCTAATCGATGCTACAAAAGACCTGTGTGTGGCCTATAAACCCAATACGGCTTTTTATGAATCTATGGGGTTAAAGGGTTGGGAAACGTTAATCCGCACCTGGGAGCATATTCCGGCAGATATTTTTACGATAGCCGATGCCAAGCGGGGAGATATCGGCAACACTTCAGCAATGTATGCCGATGCATTTTTTAACAAAGACAAATCGGGAATGGGCTTTGATGCCATTACTGTAGCCCCTTATATGGGTAAGGATTCTGTAAGCCCCTTTTTAAGTTATACAGATAAATGGGTTATCCTTCTGGCGCTGACCTCGAATGCCGGGCATAGTGATTTTCAATTGCACCAGACACTGGAAGGTAAACTTTATGAAGAGGTGATCCGTATTTCTTCGCAATGGGCAGACAGCAACCAGCTGATGTATGTGGTTGGTGCAACCAGGGGTACAGAATTTGAAAACATCAGGCGATTGGCTCCTGATAATTTTTTACTCGTGCCAGGTGTTGGTGCACAGGGCGGAAGCCTGGCAGAAGTTTGCCGGTACGGCTTGAACTCAACCTGCGGACTGCTGGTCAATTCTGCCAGGTCTGTCATTTACGCCGGTAATGGCGAAGACTTTGCCGAAAAAGCAAGGGAAGAAGCGCTGAGGCTACAACAGGAAATGGCTCAGATCCTGCAGGCTGCAGGTCTGGTATGA
- the rho gene encoding transcription termination factor Rho has protein sequence MFNKTELNEKLTAELREIAKTQGILNADELRKAELVEIIAQISEQMTEAEPAPKAAPAKAAKAKSPKERAAKASHETPQPVEQAADTEASADAATTAEKTTAPVKERSVKADTNNDTVRDNQGEKPARKRIRIAAKEVAEENVQRPFNRASLFDPQPAKQETLFEAPVEVAPQEEQVSAQSNSAAPANEPKIAAPNADNKKHRPQENRPKNPNNNNNGNAQHKQNENSYSNLDFDNTITNEGVLEIMPDGYGFLRSADYNYLSSPDDIYVSQSQIKLFGLKTGDTVKGSIRPPKEGEKYFPLVRVETINGRLPADVRDRVPFDYLTPLFPTERLNLFTETNNYSTRIIDLFTPIGKGQRGLIVAQPKTGKTNLLKEVANAIAKNHPEVYLIILLIDERPEEVTDMARSVRAEVIASTFDEPADRHVKIANIVLEKAKRLVECGHDVVILLDSITRLARAYNTTAPASGKILSGGVDANALHKPKRFFGAARNIEKGGSLTILATALTDTGSKMDEVIFEEFKGTGNMELQLDRKLSNKRIFPAIDITASSTRRDDLLHDRDTLQRVWILRNHLADMNAQEAMEFVQAQIKGTKSNEEFLISMNS, from the coding sequence ATGTTTAATAAAACAGAATTAAATGAAAAGCTCACGGCTGAATTACGTGAGATAGCAAAAACCCAGGGCATTTTAAATGCTGACGAGTTACGTAAAGCCGAACTGGTTGAAATTATTGCCCAGATTAGCGAGCAGATGACTGAAGCAGAACCTGCTCCCAAAGCAGCACCGGCAAAAGCCGCCAAAGCAAAATCACCAAAAGAACGTGCTGCAAAAGCAAGTCATGAAACTCCTCAGCCTGTTGAACAGGCTGCTGACACCGAGGCTTCAGCAGACGCAGCTACCACAGCTGAAAAAACTACAGCACCTGTAAAAGAGCGTTCTGTAAAGGCGGATACCAATAACGATACTGTAAGGGACAATCAAGGTGAAAAGCCTGCCCGAAAAAGAATTCGCATTGCAGCCAAGGAAGTAGCAGAAGAAAACGTGCAAAGGCCATTTAACCGTGCCTCGTTATTCGATCCGCAGCCTGCAAAACAGGAAACACTTTTTGAAGCGCCTGTAGAAGTTGCGCCCCAGGAAGAACAGGTTTCGGCTCAGAGCAATTCTGCGGCACCTGCAAACGAGCCTAAAATTGCGGCACCTAATGCCGACAATAAAAAGCACCGTCCTCAGGAAAACAGGCCAAAGAACCCGAATAACAATAACAACGGGAACGCCCAACACAAACAGAATGAAAACAGTTACTCCAATCTGGACTTCGACAATACCATTACCAACGAAGGTGTACTGGAAATTATGCCCGACGGATATGGCTTTTTAAGATCTGCCGATTATAACTACCTGTCGTCACCGGATGACATTTACGTATCCCAGTCTCAAATCAAATTATTTGGCTTAAAAACAGGAGATACAGTAAAAGGAAGTATCCGCCCACCAAAAGAAGGCGAAAAATACTTTCCATTGGTAAGGGTAGAAACCATTAACGGACGATTACCTGCTGATGTAAGGGACCGCGTTCCTTTTGATTACCTTACCCCACTGTTCCCTACAGAAAGGTTAAACCTTTTTACAGAAACAAATAACTATTCGACCCGTATCATCGACCTGTTTACCCCTATAGGTAAGGGCCAGCGTGGTTTGATTGTTGCCCAACCTAAAACCGGTAAAACCAATTTGCTGAAAGAGGTTGCCAATGCCATAGCAAAAAACCATCCTGAAGTTTACCTGATCATTTTATTGATTGACGAACGCCCGGAAGAGGTAACTGATATGGCCAGAAGCGTAAGGGCCGAGGTAATTGCATCTACTTTTGATGAGCCTGCCGATCGGCATGTAAAAATAGCCAATATTGTACTGGAGAAAGCAAAACGCCTGGTTGAGTGTGGCCATGATGTAGTTATTCTTTTAGACTCAATAACAAGGCTTGCAAGAGCCTACAATACCACAGCCCCCGCTTCAGGAAAAATCCTTTCAGGTGGTGTGGATGCCAATGCATTACACAAACCTAAGCGCTTCTTTGGTGCGGCACGGAACATTGAAAAAGGTGGCTCATTAACCATACTTGCAACTGCACTAACCGATACCGGATCGAAAATGGACGAGGTGATCTTTGAAGAATTCAAAGGTACAGGTAATATGGAGCTGCAGCTGGATCGTAAGTTATCTAACAAACGTATCTTCCCTGCTATCGATATCACTGCTTCAAGTACACGCCGCGACGACCTGCTGCACGACAGAGATACCTTGCAACGTGTATGGATCTTGCGTAACCACCTGGCCGACATGAACGCCCAGGAAGCAATGGAGTTTGTTCAGGCTCAAATAAAAGGTACCAAATCCAATGAGGAATTCTTAATTTCGATGAATAGCTAA
- the pssA gene encoding CDP-diacylglycerol--serine O-phosphatidyltransferase: protein MIKKHIPNAITCANLFSGCIGIVHAFNGELEIAAYFVLLSGIFDFFDGFAARLLNVKSNIGKELDSLADVVSFGFLPGVVMFQLLSQSIHTYAYLPYAGFIITVFSALRLAKFNVDTRQTEDFIGLNTPMNTLFIVSLPFIQKDYPLLIGSVPFLLGLVVLLSWLLVSEIRIFSLKFSSAGWQQNKIKYLFLILSAVLVLFLKFLAVPFILVLYIGLSLIHFRNIPK, encoded by the coding sequence ATGATAAAAAAACACATTCCAAATGCCATTACCTGTGCCAACCTGTTTTCGGGTTGCATAGGTATTGTGCATGCTTTTAATGGCGAACTGGAAATAGCGGCCTACTTTGTACTGCTATCTGGCATATTCGATTTCTTTGATGGTTTTGCAGCAAGACTGCTGAATGTTAAATCCAATATCGGCAAAGAGCTGGATTCATTGGCCGATGTGGTAAGTTTCGGTTTTTTACCGGGTGTGGTTATGTTTCAGTTGTTAAGTCAAAGTATTCATACTTATGCCTACCTGCCCTATGCGGGTTTTATCATTACCGTATTCTCTGCATTAAGATTGGCAAAGTTTAATGTAGATACCAGGCAGACCGAGGATTTCATTGGATTGAACACGCCGATGAATACCCTGTTTATTGTATCACTGCCTTTTATTCAGAAAGACTATCCATTACTGATTGGCTCAGTGCCTTTCCTGCTGGGACTTGTTGTATTGCTGAGTTGGCTATTGGTTAGCGAGATCAGAATCTTCTCGCTCAAATTCAGTTCGGCAGGATGGCAGCAAAATAAAATAAAATACCTTTTCCTTATCTTGTCTGCAGTGCTTGTTCTTTTTCTTAAATTCCTGGCCGTACCCTTTATACTGGTTTTATATATAGGCTTATCGCTGATTCATTTCAGGAATATCCCTAAATAA
- a CDS encoding Hpt domain-containing protein, with amino-acid sequence MMINLQKNNEPLDLSYLRDMSGDSAEFIIEMIDMFKMQTPLYISDLGKAIADQDWPRASNCAHKIKPTFAYVGREDAKDHMQMMENNARELKNIDQLPAAFEEISAFVEILYAQLDEAKADLEKQL; translated from the coding sequence ATGATGATAAACTTACAAAAGAATAATGAGCCTTTAGACCTTTCTTATTTAAGAGATATGTCTGGGGACAGTGCAGAATTTATCATAGAGATGATAGATATGTTCAAAATGCAAACTCCTTTGTATATCTCAGACCTTGGGAAGGCAATCGCAGACCAAGACTGGCCCCGGGCCTCTAACTGTGCACATAAAATAAAGCCTACATTTGCTTACGTGGGGCGTGAAGACGCCAAAGATCATATGCAGATGATGGAGAACAATGCCCGCGAGCTTAAAAATATTGATCAGCTACCTGCAGCATTTGAAGAGATCAGCGCTTTTGTAGAAATTTTATATGCGCAGCTTGACGAAGCTAAAGCTGATCTGGAAAAACAGCTTTAA
- the folK gene encoding 2-amino-4-hydroxy-6-hydroxymethyldihydropteridine diphosphokinase, which yields MHLDTEKAYLLLGSNLGERNKLLTAALEQIEKRIGPILLKSSLYETAAWGREDQPSFLNRAVVVETAFSPLQLLEEILAIELDLGRVRHEKWGSRLIDIDIIFFGDKIIDLGKRLHIPHPHMQDRKFVLEPMAEIVPDYIHPVFRRSVSEILERLSDNLSVSKI from the coding sequence ATGCATTTGGATACTGAAAAAGCTTATTTGTTACTGGGAAGTAACCTGGGTGAACGGAATAAATTGCTGACAGCGGCGCTGGAGCAAATTGAAAAGCGGATTGGTCCTATCCTGTTGAAATCATCTTTGTATGAAACTGCAGCATGGGGAAGGGAAGACCAGCCTTCTTTTCTGAATAGGGCGGTTGTAGTGGAAACGGCTTTTAGTCCTTTGCAGTTACTGGAAGAAATACTGGCCATTGAGCTGGACCTGGGAAGGGTAAGGCACGAAAAATGGGGTTCCCGGCTAATTGACATCGATATTATTTTTTTTGGAGATAAAATTATAGACCTCGGCAAGCGTCTTCATATTCCCCATCCGCATATGCAGGACCGGAAATTTGTGCTCGAACCAATGGCCGAAATCGTCCCTGATTACATTCATCCGGTGTTTAGGCGTTCTGTATCGGAAATATTAGAAAGATTAAGTGATAATTTGTCAGTATCAAAAATATAA